In Thermodesulfovibrionales bacterium, the following are encoded in one genomic region:
- a CDS encoding DUF507 family protein: MLSEDKISHVSHVLLKGLLDGGMVRIRDDEGKVRKEIKRCVVSFLRVSEDIDETVRKKMQSFSRKIIEGSPEWEVLYKKFYKEEAAKRGMASE; the protein is encoded by the coding sequence ATGCTATCTGAAGACAAGATCTCCCACGTCAGCCATGTCCTCCTCAAGGGGCTCCTCGACGGCGGCATGGTCAGGATCAGGGATGATGAAGGGAAAGTCAGGAAGGAGATAAAACGGTGCGTCGTCTCCTTCCTCAGGGTCAGCGAAGATATTGATGAGACGGTTAGGAAAAAGATGCAGTCCTTCTCGCGGAAGATAATCGAAGGAAGTCCTGAGTGGGAGGTGCTGTACAAGAAATTTTACAAGGAAGAGGCAGCAAAACGGGGTATGGCATCAGAGTAA
- a CDS encoding single-stranded DNA-binding protein, protein MYNRIILIGNLTKDPELRYTPQGTPVASFRIAVNSKFKQSEGFREETLFIDVVTFGKQAETCSQYLNKGSSILVEGRLQERRWETEGQQKSKVEVVAQTVRFLPRRGESQGQRGEAETAPPEEMTDLEPF, encoded by the coding sequence ATGTACAACAGGATCATTCTTATCGGGAACCTCACCAAGGACCCTGAACTACGCTATACGCCTCAGGGGACTCCGGTGGCCTCATTCAGGATCGCCGTCAATTCAAAATTCAAGCAGAGCGAAGGGTTCAGGGAGGAGACGCTCTTTATCGATGTCGTCACCTTTGGGAAGCAGGCAGAGACCTGCAGCCAGTATCTGAACAAGGGGAGCTCCATCCTTGTGGAAGGGAGGCTGCAGGAGAGGAGATGGGAGACCGAAGGCCAGCAGAAGAGCAAGGTTGAAGTTGTCGCGCAGACGGTCAGGTTCCTCCCCCGCAGGGGCGAATCCCAGGGACAACGCGGAGAGGCTGAGACCGCTCCTCCCGAAGAGATGACAGACCTCGAGCCATTCTAG
- a CDS encoding DUF433 domain-containing protein, with protein MATIQRSFRIKEPILREIERIRKDKPANALANELLEEALKMRRCPGIIFSQGVTGRRARIAGTGVEVWEVIYEYQIVGEDVKALKKALPHLTEKQLIAALNYYRSDPEEIDELIQSNDAITPKSVEGRFSLPKRKGR; from the coding sequence ATGGCGACCATACAACGCAGTTTCCGCATCAAAGAACCGATACTGCGGGAAATCGAACGAATCCGAAAAGACAAACCTGCCAATGCGCTCGCAAACGAGCTTCTTGAAGAGGCCCTGAAAATGCGTCGCTGTCCCGGCATCATATTCTCGCAAGGCGTTACCGGAAGACGTGCCCGTATTGCCGGTACCGGCGTCGAAGTATGGGAAGTAATTTATGAATATCAAATCGTTGGCGAAGATGTCAAAGCACTAAAAAAGGCTTTGCCTCACCTAACGGAAAAACAGCTCATCGCCGCACTGAACTACTACCGGTCCGACCCGGAAGAAATCGACGAGCTCATACAAAGCAACGATGCCATTACACCCAAGAGCGTCGAGGGCCGCTTTTCACTGCCAAAAAGGAAGGGTCGGTGA
- a CDS encoding ATP-binding protein — protein sequence MRCSTLTDSRFQKSLKDPVALINSLEDAILLVDRKTSVIFINKTGEELLGGSLREGIGKRLAELLPDAKVIVKLARKATRELRSFSAKDVEIRINGMSRVDFRISPFFVENRNEGVLISIRENISIVEREDLSFDSLVYLLGSIAHEIKNPLGGIKGAAQLLRKRISDNGYAEYLNLIIRETDRLNSVLQSYLTMSRRPVLHPINVHEVIEKAISIMNISLKDGSISIHRLYDPSLPKVIGDEGKLLQVFVNIMKNSIEAMPKGGHLGFATKPSDEYVVQNRQMKRWAVISVSDTGRGIPKSEIPKIFLPFYTKKKKGTGLGLALSKKIIKDHSGFIRAESPSDQGKGTVFHIYIPFASSVT from the coding sequence ATGAGGTGTTCCACGCTTACTGACAGTCGATTCCAAAAGTCTCTCAAAGACCCCGTAGCCCTGATAAACTCCCTTGAAGATGCCATTCTGCTCGTCGATAGGAAGACATCGGTGATCTTCATCAACAAAACGGGAGAGGAGCTTCTCGGAGGGAGCCTCCGGGAAGGTATCGGAAAACGGCTGGCAGAACTCCTGCCGGATGCCAAGGTCATCGTCAAGCTGGCCCGAAAGGCGACGAGGGAGCTGCGCTCTTTCAGCGCCAAGGATGTGGAGATAAGGATAAACGGCATGTCTCGCGTGGACTTCCGCATATCGCCGTTTTTTGTCGAGAACCGCAATGAGGGCGTTCTCATCTCGATCCGGGAGAACATCTCCATTGTCGAAAGGGAGGATCTTTCCTTTGACTCTCTCGTATATCTCCTCGGTTCCATAGCCCATGAGATCAAGAATCCCCTCGGCGGCATCAAGGGTGCGGCCCAACTCCTGAGGAAACGCATTTCCGACAACGGCTATGCCGAATACCTGAACCTCATCATCCGGGAGACTGACAGGCTCAACTCGGTGCTCCAGAGCTACCTTACGATGAGCAGGAGGCCTGTCCTTCATCCGATCAATGTCCATGAGGTGATCGAGAAGGCAATTTCGATCATGAATATATCCCTCAAGGATGGTAGTATATCAATCCACAGGCTCTATGATCCGAGCCTGCCGAAGGTCATCGGCGACGAGGGAAAGTTACTCCAGGTCTTCGTAAATATCATGAAGAATTCCATTGAGGCGATGCCGAAGGGCGGGCATCTGGGTTTCGCGACGAAGCCTTCCGACGAATATGTGGTTCAGAACAGACAGATGAAGCGATGGGCGGTAATATCTGTCAGCGATACGGGAAGGGGCATCCCGAAGAGCGAGATACCAAAAATCTTTCTTCCCTTTTACACAAAAAAGAAGAAGGGGACCGGTCTTGGCCTTGCGCTTTCAAAGAAGATCATTAAAGACCACAGCGGCTTTATCAGGGCAGAGAGTCCCTCTGACCAGGGGAAGGGGACCGTATTTCATATCTATATCCCCTTTGCGAGTAGCGTGACATGA
- the leuC gene encoding 3-isopropylmalate dehydratase large subunit, whose protein sequence is MTITEKILALHAGKKEVAPGELINAKVDLILANDITAPIAIQEFKKIGAEDVFDRDRVIFVPDHFAPQKDIKAAEQCKMLRDFSREYHLGLYFEVGRMGVEHALLPEQGLVVPGDLVIGADSHTCTYGALGAFATGVGSTDVAAAMATGECWFKVPESMKFIYHGKLGRWVGGKDLILHTIGDIGVDGALYRAMEFEGETIRNLPMSGRLTICNMAIEAGGKNGIIVPDDVTEAYVKGRAKRPYQFYGSSDDAAYVEVREYDCSRIPLTVSCPHLPSNTKPAAELSHVAIDQVVIGSCTNGRLEDLREAAQVIKGKKVNPNVRLIVIPATQQIYKDAMTEGLAEIFIDAEAVFSTPTCGPCLGGHMGILARGEKALATTNRNFVGRMGHPESEVYLSNPAVAAASAVLGRIGLPEEVTRA, encoded by the coding sequence ATGACGATCACAGAAAAGATACTCGCCCTTCACGCGGGAAAGAAGGAAGTCGCTCCCGGTGAATTGATAAATGCGAAGGTCGACCTCATCCTTGCCAATGACATTACCGCTCCCATAGCCATCCAGGAGTTCAAGAAGATCGGGGCAGAGGATGTCTTTGACAGGGACCGCGTCATCTTTGTCCCCGACCATTTTGCACCACAGAAGGATATAAAGGCTGCTGAGCAGTGCAAGATGCTGCGGGATTTTTCGAGGGAATACCACCTCGGACTCTATTTTGAGGTCGGAAGGATGGGAGTCGAACATGCGCTCCTGCCTGAGCAGGGGCTCGTTGTCCCGGGGGACCTGGTCATAGGAGCGGACAGCCATACCTGCACCTACGGGGCACTGGGAGCCTTTGCGACGGGCGTCGGTTCTACGGACGTGGCCGCGGCTATGGCAACGGGAGAATGCTGGTTCAAGGTCCCTGAGTCGATGAAATTCATCTATCACGGGAAGCTTGGGAGATGGGTCGGGGGGAAGGATCTGATACTCCACACCATCGGCGATATCGGTGTTGACGGAGCGCTTTACAGGGCAATGGAATTTGAAGGTGAGACCATACGGAATCTCCCAATGTCAGGGAGGCTCACAATCTGCAACATGGCGATAGAGGCAGGCGGAAAGAACGGCATCATCGTTCCCGACGACGTGACTGAGGCATACGTGAAGGGAAGGGCGAAGAGACCCTATCAGTTTTACGGGTCTTCCGATGATGCAGCGTATGTTGAGGTCAGAGAGTATGACTGTTCAAGAATACCCCTGACCGTTTCCTGTCCCCATCTCCCATCGAATACGAAACCGGCCGCAGAGCTTTCTCATGTCGCCATAGACCAGGTTGTTATCGGCTCGTGCACCAACGGCAGGCTTGAAGACCTCAGGGAGGCGGCGCAGGTGATCAAGGGGAAGAAGGTGAACCCGAATGTCAGGCTCATCGTCATTCCCGCGACCCAGCAGATTTACAAGGATGCGATGACAGAAGGCCTGGCAGAGATCTTTATAGATGCCGAGGCTGTCTTCTCTACGCCGACATGCGGCCCCTGTCTGGGCGGACATATGGGAATCCTTGCAAGGGGAGAGAAGGCGCTCGCCACAACGAACAGGAATTTTGTCGGGAGGATGGGACACCCAGAGAGCGAGGTGTATCTCTCAAACCCGGCGGTTGCTGCAGCATCGGCAGTGCTCGGAAGAATAGGGCTTCCGGAGGAGGTAACCAGGGCATGA
- a CDS encoding HNH endonuclease, whose product MEPFISSVTDEEIRRERAKARELRKTQWWKRRCAEGLCYYCGNKVDPKELTMDHIVPVIRGGRSVKGNVVPVCKECNNKKKHLLPMEWEEYRERLKKEEF is encoded by the coding sequence ATGGAACCGTTCATCAGCTCCGTGACAGACGAGGAGATCCGGCGTGAGCGGGCAAAGGCCCGTGAGCTGAGGAAGACCCAGTGGTGGAAACGGCGGTGCGCAGAGGGGCTCTGCTATTACTGCGGGAACAAGGTCGATCCGAAGGAACTCACCATGGACCACATCGTACCGGTCATCAGGGGCGGGAGGTCTGTCAAGGGGAACGTCGTTCCCGTCTGCAAGGAGTGCAACAACAAGAAGAAACATCTCCTGCCGATGGAGTGGGAAGAGTACCGTGAACGTCTGAAAAAGGAGGAATTCTGA
- the rpsR gene encoding 30S ribosomal protein S18 yields the protein MQQKRFQRRKFCRFCAEKSAYIDYKDTKTLRSYLTERGKLLPRRMTGVCAKHQRSLTEAIMRARNIAILSFVER from the coding sequence GTGCAGCAGAAGAGATTCCAGAGGAGAAAGTTTTGCCGGTTCTGTGCAGAGAAATCGGCATACATCGACTATAAGGACACCAAGACCCTGAGGAGCTACCTGACGGAAAGGGGAAAGCTCCTGCCCCGCCGCATGACCGGGGTCTGCGCAAAACACCAGAGGAGCCTGACGGAGGCCATCATGAGGGCACGGAATATCGCCATCCTTTCCTTTGTGGAAAGATAG
- a CDS encoding flavodoxin family protein — protein MKVIAINGSPHKNGNTYHAINTVCDQLIQENIEVEIIHVGNKMIRGCIACNQCAKKKNEECSITGDDVNSWIKNMKSADGLILGSPVYFAAIAGTMKSFLDRVFRVASVNDGLFRHKVGVSVVADRRTGGIPTFNQLNNYINYAEMFMPSSNYWNVIFGTAPGEALRDSEGIQIMKILGRNMAWLLKSVEDNKSKLSLPDREQKVYMNYIR, from the coding sequence ATGAAAGTTATTGCAATTAATGGTAGTCCACATAAAAACGGAAATACCTACCATGCCATTAATACAGTTTGTGATCAACTCATCCAAGAAAATATTGAAGTAGAGATTATCCACGTAGGTAATAAAATGATTAGAGGTTGTATAGCATGTAATCAATGTGCAAAGAAAAAAAATGAAGAATGTAGTATTACTGGAGATGATGTTAATAGTTGGATAAAAAATATGAAATCAGCTGATGGATTAATATTAGGCTCGCCTGTATACTTTGCAGCAATTGCAGGGACAATGAAATCATTTTTAGACAGGGTGTTTCGGGTTGCAAGTGTAAATGATGGCCTATTTAGACATAAAGTAGGTGTGAGCGTCGTTGCTGATAGAAGAACTGGTGGGATACCCACATTTAATCAATTAAATAATTATATAAATTACGCAGAAATGTTTATGCCAAGTTCAAACTATTGGAATGTAATATTTGGAACAGCGCCTGGTGAAGCACTCAGAGATAGCGAAGGAATTCAAATTATGAAAATATTAGGTAGAAATATGGCATGGTTGTTGAAATCTGTAGAAGACAATAAAAGCAAGTTATCCCTACCTGACAGAGAACAAAAAGTTTACATGAATTATATAAGATAG
- a CDS encoding DUF507 family protein, with the protein MRIPKTWVPLIAKKVIDDVLAKGLVEAVVPKEQLVADTERIIMEELMVEDRVNNEVREILKKFSSEIEKGRLDYRKVFDLTKKKIVEERGLIL; encoded by the coding sequence ATGAGGATCCCGAAGACCTGGGTCCCCCTCATAGCAAAGAAGGTGATCGACGACGTCCTCGCAAAGGGTCTCGTCGAGGCCGTAGTACCGAAAGAGCAACTCGTGGCCGATACGGAACGGATCATCATGGAGGAATTGATGGTGGAGGACAGGGTCAATAACGAGGTGCGGGAGATCCTTAAGAAGTTTTCATCGGAGATAGAAAAGGGGAGGCTTGATTACCGCAAGGTCTTCGATCTTACCAAGAAGAAGATCGTTGAAGAGAGGGGGCTCATCCTGTGA
- a CDS encoding sigma-54 dependent transcriptional regulator has protein sequence MTKDILIIDDDESILWVVKKALEPLGCRIASHARLASGLKAVKDTGQLVLLDIVLPDGNGIEALKEIKASSPDATVIMMTAHGKMESTIEAMKEGAYDYLEKPFDIEELKITVEKAFRDMTMREELSKLRSVAAEAEEPMIIGKSQKMFKVFKDIGRIATKDITILITGESGTGKELVAKEIHHNSNRRTGPFVAINSASIPKDLLEAELFGWDKGAFTGAKERHTGKIESANGGSIFLDEISELDMNLQAKLLRFMQDRKFSPLGSNRVVEADVRIIGATNKNLMEAVDKGLFREDLYYRFNVVQIKLPALRERREDVLPLAKHFLKEAERKFGTGKKELSREARDLMTKYEWPGNVRELENAIKRACVLSNGTIIERRDLFLEDAASFSIKEFLEEKLKRYLKDMAKLEHSNLYETVISEVEKAIIKIVLDETEGNQLKAAKTLGINRNTLRTKIRAYKIK, from the coding sequence ATGACAAAAGATATCCTGATCATCGACGATGATGAATCCATTCTCTGGGTCGTGAAAAAGGCCCTGGAGCCTCTGGGCTGCAGGATAGCTTCACATGCCAGGCTCGCCTCCGGGTTAAAGGCTGTGAAGGACACAGGCCAGCTCGTTCTCCTTGACATCGTGCTCCCCGACGGCAACGGTATTGAGGCCTTGAAGGAAATAAAGGCGTCGAGTCCTGACGCTACGGTCATCATGATGACTGCCCATGGGAAAATGGAGAGCACGATTGAGGCGATGAAGGAAGGCGCCTACGATTACCTCGAGAAGCCCTTCGATATCGAAGAGCTCAAGATCACCGTCGAGAAGGCCTTCAGGGATATGACGATGAGGGAAGAGTTAAGCAAGCTCAGGAGCGTTGCCGCCGAGGCAGAGGAGCCGATGATCATCGGGAAGAGCCAGAAGATGTTCAAGGTCTTCAAAGATATCGGAAGGATCGCCACCAAGGACATCACGATCCTGATCACCGGTGAGAGCGGCACGGGAAAGGAGCTTGTAGCAAAGGAGATCCATCATAACAGCAACCGGAGGACAGGCCCCTTTGTTGCTATAAACTCGGCCTCCATCCCAAAGGACCTGCTCGAGGCCGAGTTGTTTGGATGGGACAAGGGCGCGTTCACGGGAGCAAAGGAGAGGCATACCGGCAAGATCGAATCTGCCAACGGCGGCAGCATCTTCCTCGACGAGATCTCTGAGCTTGATATGAACCTCCAGGCGAAGCTCCTGAGGTTCATGCAGGACAGGAAATTCAGTCCTCTCGGGAGCAACAGGGTCGTGGAAGCCGATGTGCGGATCATCGGGGCAACAAACAAGAACCTTATGGAGGCCGTCGACAAGGGGCTCTTCAGAGAAGATCTCTATTACCGGTTTAATGTCGTGCAGATAAAGCTTCCCGCGCTGCGAGAGAGGAGGGAGGACGTTCTTCCCCTGGCGAAACACTTCCTGAAAGAGGCCGAACGGAAATTCGGGACAGGGAAAAAGGAACTTTCCCGGGAGGCCAGGGACCTCATGACGAAGTATGAATGGCCGGGCAACGTGCGGGAACTCGAGAACGCGATCAAGAGGGCCTGTGTGCTCTCCAACGGCACGATCATAGAAAGACGTGATCTCTTCCTCGAAGATGCAGCCTCTTTCTCAATAAAGGAATTCCTTGAGGAGAAGTTGAAGCGGTATCTCAAGGACATGGCGAAACTCGAGCATTCGAACCTCTACGAAACCGTCATCTCCGAGGTCGAAAAGGCAATCATCAAGATTGTCCTCGATGAGACGGAAGGGAATCAGCTTAAGGCTGCGAAGACTCTCGGCATCAACAGGAACACCCTCAGGACGAAGATCAGGGCCTATAAGATAAAGTGA
- the rpsF gene encoding 30S ribosomal protein S6 gives MNIYENIVILNASLSDEELETATGKIRDLITNSGGTIFKTDVWGRKKLAYEVRKHKKGFYVLFLFQSASSFIKKLEDYYKVYDPVIKYMVIKLDKKMLKGVVLTKPEEASGQKGEGSPAESAAAAPITTKSEG, from the coding sequence ATGAACATCTACGAAAACATCGTGATCCTCAACGCATCCCTCTCTGACGAAGAGCTCGAGACCGCCACCGGTAAGATCAGGGACCTCATAACGAACTCCGGCGGGACCATCTTCAAGACCGATGTCTGGGGCCGGAAAAAGCTCGCCTATGAGGTCAGAAAACACAAGAAGGGATTCTACGTTCTCTTCCTCTTCCAATCAGCGTCGTCCTTTATCAAGAAACTCGAGGACTATTACAAGGTCTATGACCCCGTGATAAAATACATGGTCATCAAGCTTGACAAGAAGATGCTGAAGGGGGTTGTCCTCACGAAACCGGAGGAGGCCTCCGGCCAGAAAGGCGAAGGTTCTCCGGCCGAATCTGCGGCTGCCGCTCCGATAACAACGAAAAGCGAGGGATAG
- a CDS encoding diguanylate cyclase, whose translation MLLSYAGLCYGIPSAKPILWFPFSSIPALLYSYLVFRKKRKDDTLKMLSACALLIAGVIQFSGYAWVHIVYLPFLIGLTLFFGPETIIPLSLMVPPLEIRHLLGGNRMEEVSFSAGLVLTVSVLSVVLTRIKKEGDMVKKSLSKLRAEADDIGSGTAMETISGDGLISQHLSSSKKTDEEIGEILLLAKHLLSADSVSMFALKGNALTLRISTDDQQKAVSDRGPVEVCIERRASVVSGANPARIATPVLDGNFVAGVLTAQRSSAGTFEHADIRTLEMLSYHVMRILHRQRIYAQITREHAGLKILNEGSSSLIGSLKVDVIARSLIESAYRIAPLSIAFFLSRGTLFELIHQVGLVPPEDRLVDFRNSLIAMAVRNREPLYFSDLKNNRVPALPFKSGNPASIFMLPLVYEKEPLGMLIFLSEKTGMLNSYQLELLEVLGNQAASSLVNAKFHSEIERMAITDGLTGLYNHRHFQEELSSEFRRLERFSDPFSLLLVDIDFFKKVNDSYGHPAGDEILRRVSGIMRETVRNIDICARYGGEEFAAILLGTNHEGARKMAERLRRAVMEKTFSLDGKDLRVTVSIGSATSPRDAGVKEELIGKADKALYHAKRNGRNRCVLWNDIKGV comes from the coding sequence ATGCTCCTCTCCTATGCAGGGTTATGCTACGGTATCCCCTCGGCAAAGCCCATACTCTGGTTTCCCTTTTCCTCTATCCCCGCACTCCTTTACTCGTATCTCGTCTTTCGAAAGAAACGGAAAGACGATACCCTGAAGATGTTGTCGGCCTGTGCTCTTCTCATTGCAGGTGTGATACAGTTTTCGGGATACGCCTGGGTTCACATCGTCTATCTCCCTTTCCTCATCGGACTGACACTCTTCTTTGGTCCTGAGACCATCATCCCGCTCAGTCTCATGGTGCCTCCCCTCGAGATACGCCACCTCCTCGGCGGAAACCGCATGGAGGAGGTCTCCTTCAGTGCAGGGTTGGTCCTGACGGTGTCGGTGCTTTCCGTTGTTCTGACAAGGATTAAGAAAGAGGGAGACATGGTTAAGAAGTCCCTCTCAAAGCTTCGGGCCGAAGCCGACGATATCGGTTCCGGGACTGCCATGGAGACCATCAGCGGAGACGGCCTCATTTCCCAGCACTTGTCGTCTTCGAAGAAGACGGACGAGGAGATAGGTGAGATCCTCCTCCTCGCAAAACATCTCCTGTCAGCAGATTCAGTGAGCATGTTTGCGCTCAAAGGGAATGCCCTGACACTCAGGATCTCCACTGATGATCAGCAGAAGGCGGTTTCCGATAGAGGGCCTGTGGAGGTCTGCATAGAACGGAGGGCGTCCGTTGTGTCAGGCGCGAATCCTGCGCGAATCGCAACGCCCGTTTTAGACGGCAATTTCGTTGCAGGCGTGCTGACGGCTCAGAGGAGTTCAGCAGGGACCTTCGAACATGCCGACATCAGGACACTCGAGATGCTCTCATATCATGTTATGAGGATCCTCCACCGCCAGCGTATCTATGCGCAGATAACGAGGGAGCACGCGGGACTGAAGATCCTCAACGAAGGCAGTTCGAGTCTCATCGGGTCGCTGAAAGTAGACGTCATTGCTCGGAGCCTCATAGAGTCCGCTTATCGGATAGCCCCCCTCTCGATAGCGTTCTTCCTGTCGCGGGGGACCCTTTTTGAACTCATCCACCAGGTCGGTCTTGTGCCGCCCGAGGACAGACTCGTTGACTTCAGGAATTCTCTCATCGCCATGGCGGTCCGGAACCGCGAGCCCCTTTATTTTTCCGATCTGAAAAACAACCGTGTCCCCGCACTGCCGTTCAAGTCGGGCAATCCGGCCTCCATCTTTATGCTCCCCCTTGTTTATGAGAAGGAGCCCCTGGGGATGCTCATCTTTCTCTCCGAGAAGACGGGGATGTTGAATTCATACCAGCTTGAGCTCCTGGAGGTCCTGGGGAACCAGGCGGCATCGTCCCTCGTAAACGCGAAATTCCACTCAGAGATCGAAAGGATGGCGATAACCGACGGTCTCACCGGACTCTACAACCACCGTCACTTCCAGGAAGAGCTCTCCTCCGAATTTAGGAGGCTCGAGAGGTTTTCCGATCCCTTTTCCCTTCTCCTCGTCGACATCGATTTCTTCAAGAAGGTGAATGATTCCTACGGCCATCCCGCAGGCGACGAGATCCTGCGGAGAGTTTCCGGGATCATGAGGGAGACGGTGAGGAACATTGATATCTGCGCCCGTTACGGCGGCGAGGAATTCGCTGCAATCCTCCTCGGGACGAACCACGAGGGTGCAAGGAAGATGGCCGAGAGGCTGCGGCGGGCTGTCATGGAAAAGACCTTCTCCCTTGACGGAAAGGACCTGAGGGTGACGGTGAGTATCGGCTCAGCCACCTCTCCTCGGGATGCAGGGGTGAAGGAGGAACTCATCGGGAAGGCTGACAAGGCTCTCTACCATGCGAAGAGGAACGGAAGAAACCGGTGTGTGCTCTGGAACGATATCAAGGGGGTCTGA
- the hisG gene encoding ATP phosphoribosyltransferase, with protein sequence MNRKNRVLKLGLPKGSLQESTLRLFKKAGYHISVSSRSYYPVFDDAEIESMLIRAQEMARYVEDGHLDCGLTGRDWVLEQNADVIEVAELRYAKEGFRPVRWVVAVPMESKIKSLKDLDGKRIATELVGFTRRYLKSKGIRAEVDFSWGATEIKPPFLADAIVELTETGTSLRANNLRVVETMIESTTRFISNKKAWHDRWKRQKMENIALLLRGALAAEEKVGLKMNVPEKSFKRILNLLSAMHSPTVSSLSDSGWYAVDVVTDERIVRDLIPKLKAAGASGIVEYQLNKVIP encoded by the coding sequence ATGAACAGAAAGAACCGTGTCCTTAAACTCGGGCTTCCCAAGGGAAGCCTTCAGGAATCCACATTGCGGCTTTTCAAGAAAGCCGGTTACCACATAAGCGTATCGAGCCGCTCCTACTATCCTGTCTTTGACGACGCCGAGATAGAGTCGATGCTCATCAGGGCTCAGGAGATGGCCCGTTACGTCGAGGACGGTCATCTGGACTGCGGCCTCACCGGCCGTGACTGGGTCCTTGAGCAGAACGCCGATGTGATAGAGGTGGCTGAACTGAGGTACGCCAAGGAAGGGTTCAGACCGGTACGATGGGTGGTCGCGGTCCCTATGGAGTCGAAGATAAAATCCCTGAAGGACCTCGATGGCAAGCGCATCGCCACGGAGCTTGTGGGTTTTACCAGGCGATACCTTAAGTCAAAAGGAATAAGGGCTGAGGTCGACTTCTCATGGGGGGCCACCGAGATCAAGCCTCCCTTTCTAGCCGACGCCATTGTTGAACTCACCGAGACAGGTACATCGTTGAGGGCGAACAACCTGAGGGTCGTCGAGACGATGATCGAGTCTACTACGAGGTTCATTTCGAACAAGAAGGCGTGGCACGACCGGTGGAAGAGGCAGAAGATGGAGAATATTGCCCTCCTTTTGAGAGGCGCTCTCGCAGCAGAAGAGAAGGTGGGCCTCAAGATGAACGTTCCCGAAAAATCCTTCAAGAGGATTTTGAACCTCCTCTCCGCCATGCATTCACCGACGGTCTCATCGCTGTCCGATTCCGGGTGGTATGCGGTTGACGTGGTGACCGATGAAAGGATTGTCAGGGACTTGATCCCGAAACTGAAGGCTGCCGGAGCATCGGGCATTGTCGAGTATCAGCTGAACAAAGTGATCCCTTAG